Proteins encoded by one window of Chondromyces crocatus:
- a CDS encoding thiamine pyrophosphate-binding protein, translated as MPGAYGATVVEILMDCLEAEGVEYVFGVPGASLTPIYEALLERPGIKQVLAKHEEGAALMAMGYARASGKIGVCCATTGPGATNALTGIASAHADSVPVLLVTGQAATQFFGKGAFQESSPQGIDIVRLFEPVTKLSVMLPNSERFPALLNEALRTMRAGRPGPVHINIPADFLKEFVAATRILPTQLRPRSRPADRAAAAEAVKALSEAERPAILAGHGASIANASEQLLLLAERLRIPVATTPKAKGVFPENHPLSLGVFGFAGHAHAEKYLLQTNVDVLLVVGTSMGEWSTNAWSSRLQPTRALIQVDIEPAIIGRNFHVEVPVVGDATEVLTLMNEGIEVLSQRRGERRMSTEAVESMRETTPRFLNEPQGDDESTPVKPQYLIQDLQQLMPDDALFFVDIGNAMSWAGHYYQCRRPGTYFVALGLASMGTGLVGAIGGKLAAPDKTVVALVGDSAFAMNGMEVHTAVEHGAPVIWIVLNDGGHAMIMHGESLLLGRHLDACRFRTPLNIAALGTALGARSFRVETRKAFRAAFEEAQASQAPCVIDVLVDPREVPQTLSRRVRTLAASFDHVPLSMRSRR; from the coding sequence ATGCCAGGGGCTTACGGTGCGACGGTCGTCGAGATCCTGATGGATTGTCTCGAGGCCGAAGGGGTCGAATACGTTTTCGGTGTACCAGGTGCGTCGCTCACCCCCATTTACGAGGCGCTGCTGGAGCGCCCGGGCATCAAGCAGGTCCTCGCGAAGCACGAAGAGGGGGCCGCGCTCATGGCGATGGGGTACGCCAGGGCCTCGGGCAAGATCGGGGTCTGTTGCGCGACGACAGGGCCGGGAGCGACCAATGCCCTGACGGGAATTGCGTCCGCTCATGCGGACTCGGTCCCCGTGCTCCTCGTGACCGGGCAAGCGGCGACCCAGTTCTTCGGCAAGGGGGCCTTCCAGGAGAGCTCACCTCAAGGGATCGACATCGTCCGGCTCTTCGAGCCCGTCACCAAGCTCTCGGTGATGCTCCCGAACTCGGAGCGGTTCCCGGCGCTTCTGAACGAGGCCTTGCGCACCATGCGTGCTGGTCGTCCAGGGCCGGTACACATCAACATCCCTGCCGATTTCCTGAAAGAGTTCGTGGCCGCAACGCGGATCCTCCCCACGCAGCTGCGCCCCAGGAGCCGACCGGCGGATCGCGCGGCGGCGGCCGAGGCCGTGAAAGCCCTCTCCGAGGCCGAGCGGCCAGCCATCCTGGCCGGGCACGGCGCGAGCATTGCCAACGCCTCGGAGCAGCTCCTGCTGCTCGCCGAGCGGCTGCGCATTCCGGTCGCCACCACCCCGAAGGCCAAGGGCGTGTTTCCGGAGAATCACCCCCTCTCCCTGGGCGTCTTCGGCTTCGCTGGGCACGCGCACGCGGAGAAATACCTGCTGCAGACGAACGTCGACGTCCTGCTGGTCGTCGGGACGAGCATGGGCGAGTGGTCGACGAACGCCTGGAGCAGCCGGCTCCAGCCCACGCGCGCGCTCATCCAGGTGGACATCGAGCCGGCCATCATCGGGCGCAACTTCCATGTCGAGGTCCCTGTGGTCGGCGACGCCACGGAGGTACTCACCCTGATGAATGAGGGCATCGAGGTCCTCTCCCAGCGCCGTGGAGAGCGGCGGATGAGCACCGAGGCGGTGGAGTCGATGCGGGAGACGACGCCGCGCTTCTTGAACGAGCCACAGGGAGACGACGAGTCGACGCCAGTGAAACCGCAGTACCTGATCCAGGATCTGCAGCAGCTCATGCCGGACGACGCGCTGTTCTTCGTCGACATCGGCAACGCGATGAGCTGGGCCGGGCACTATTACCAGTGCCGCCGGCCGGGGACCTACTTCGTCGCCCTGGGGCTGGCGTCGATGGGGACGGGCCTCGTCGGCGCGATCGGCGGCAAGCTCGCCGCTCCCGACAAGACGGTGGTGGCGCTCGTCGGTGACTCGGCGTTCGCGATGAACGGGATGGAGGTTCACACCGCCGTGGAGCACGGGGCGCCCGTGATCTGGATCGTTCTCAACGACGGCGGGCACGCGATGATCATGCACGGCGAGAGCCTGCTGCTCGGCAGACACCTCGACGCTTGCAGGTTCCGCACCCCACTGAACATCGCGGCGCTCGGCACGGCGCTGGGCGCGCGGAGCTTCCGCGTGGAGACGCGCAAGGCCTTCCGAGCTGCCTTCGAGGAGGCCCAGGCATCCCAGGCCCCCTGCGTCATCGACGTGCTGGTCGACCCGCGCGAGGTGCCGCAGACCTTGTCGCGCCGCGTCAGAACGCTCGCGGCCTCCTTCGACCACGTGCCGCTGTCGATGCGCTCCCGTCGATGA